Proteins found in one Seonamhaeicola sp. S2-3 genomic segment:
- the ppdK gene encoding pyruvate, phosphate dikinase: protein MELLENVKPHVYKFGDKKADGNREMKNLLGGKGANLAEMSSIGIPVPPGFTITTEVCTAYNTLGKEAVLDLIKDEVEASIANIENLMGTEFGNKENPLLVSVRSGARVSMPGMMDTVLNLGINDEVVLGLAKKTNNEQFAWDSYRRFIQMYGGVVLGMKPQSKEDIDPFEEIIEHLKEKRGIKLDTEFTVQDLKDLVYDFKDIIKKTTGHSFPTNPWDQLWGAIIAVFDSWNGDRAIYYRSMNGYPSDWGTAVNVQAMVYGNMGDNSGTGVCFTRDAGTGENIFNGEYLINAQGEDVVAGVRTPQQITKIGSQRWAELAQVEEAERKDLYPSLEELMPSIFKELNEYQDILEKHYRDMQDMEFTIQDGKLWILQTRNGKRTGAAMVKIAMDLLKEGLINEKEALLQIEPNKLDELLHPVFDPQALKRAHVIAQGLPASPGAATGKIVFFADEADKYKSSILVRIETSPEDLEGMNIAKGILTARGGMTSHAAVVARGMGKCCVSGAGALNINYKKRTLTVDGHEYHEGDWISLNGSTGNIIEGKVATMEPELSGEFAEVMKLADKYGKIKVRTNADTPKDAKVARNFGAQGIGLARTEHMFFEVDRIKAMREMILADTVKGRKHALEELLPMQRADFEGLFEAMGGSAVTIRLLDPPLHEFVPHQLATQKELAEDMHITLQAVKNKVAELEEFNPMLGHRGCRLGNTYPEITEMQTRAIIEAALNLKERGIICKPEIMVPLVGTVKEFEAQEQIIRSTASTIFEERNDSLEYLVGTMIEIPRATLIADLIAEKADFFSFGTNDLTQMTFGYSRDDASKFLPIYIKKGILKVDPFEVLDQEGVGQLIKIGTERGRSTKPNLKVGICGEHGGEPSSIEFCYNTGLDYVSCSPYRVPIARLVSAQAAIKTTL, encoded by the coding sequence ATGGAATTACTAGAAAATGTGAAGCCACACGTCTATAAATTCGGTGATAAAAAAGCCGACGGTAATCGTGAGATGAAGAATTTACTTGGGGGGAAAGGGGCAAATTTGGCAGAAATGAGTTCCATTGGCATACCAGTACCTCCAGGTTTTACTATAACAACAGAAGTTTGTACAGCATATAATACTTTAGGAAAAGAAGCGGTTTTAGATTTAATTAAAGATGAAGTAGAAGCATCTATTGCTAATATTGAAAATTTAATGGGAACAGAATTTGGAAACAAAGAAAACCCATTACTAGTTTCAGTACGTTCAGGCGCCAGAGTTTCTATGCCAGGAATGATGGATACTGTGCTTAATTTAGGCATTAATGATGAGGTTGTTTTAGGTTTAGCAAAAAAAACCAATAATGAGCAGTTTGCTTGGGATTCCTACCGTCGTTTTATTCAAATGTATGGAGGGGTTGTTCTAGGTATGAAGCCACAATCAAAAGAAGATATAGATCCTTTTGAAGAAATTATAGAACACCTAAAAGAAAAAAGAGGTATTAAGTTAGATACCGAATTTACAGTTCAAGATTTAAAAGATTTAGTATACGATTTTAAAGATATAATTAAAAAAACTACGGGACATAGTTTTCCAACCAATCCGTGGGATCAATTATGGGGAGCCATAATAGCTGTGTTTGATAGTTGGAATGGAGACCGAGCTATTTACTATAGGAGCATGAACGGATATCCTTCAGATTGGGGAACAGCTGTTAATGTGCAAGCTATGGTGTACGGTAATATGGGCGATAATTCTGGTACAGGTGTTTGTTTTACAAGAGATGCAGGAACAGGTGAAAATATATTTAATGGCGAGTATTTAATTAATGCACAAGGAGAAGATGTAGTAGCAGGGGTTAGAACGCCACAACAAATAACAAAAATTGGGTCTCAACGTTGGGCAGAATTAGCACAAGTAGAAGAGGCAGAACGAAAAGATTTGTATCCTTCTTTAGAAGAGTTAATGCCTTCAATTTTTAAAGAATTAAATGAATATCAAGATATTTTAGAAAAACACTATCGTGATATGCAAGATATGGAGTTTACCATTCAAGACGGCAAACTCTGGATACTTCAAACAAGAAATGGTAAACGTACAGGTGCCGCCATGGTTAAAATAGCTATGGATTTATTAAAAGAAGGTTTAATAAATGAAAAAGAAGCTCTATTACAAATAGAACCCAATAAACTAGATGAGTTGTTGCATCCTGTTTTTGATCCACAAGCATTAAAAAGAGCACACGTTATTGCTCAGGGCTTGCCAGCTTCTCCTGGAGCTGCTACGGGTAAAATTGTCTTTTTTGCAGATGAGGCAGATAAATACAAAAGTAGCATTTTGGTACGTATAGAAACCTCGCCTGAAGATTTAGAAGGGATGAACATTGCTAAAGGAATTTTAACAGCTCGTGGTGGTATGACTTCACATGCAGCAGTGGTTGCTAGAGGTATGGGAAAATGCTGTGTCTCTGGAGCAGGAGCTTTAAACATTAATTATAAGAAAAGAACCTTAACGGTTGATGGGCATGAGTATCACGAAGGTGATTGGATTTCTTTAAACGGCTCTACCGGCAATATTATTGAAGGTAAAGTGGCTACTATGGAACCCGAGTTAAGCGGAGAGTTTGCTGAGGTTATGAAATTAGCTGATAAGTACGGAAAAATAAAAGTGAGAACAAATGCAGATACACCAAAAGATGCCAAAGTAGCTCGCAATTTTGGAGCACAAGGTATTGGTTTAGCTAGAACAGAGCATATGTTCTTTGAAGTAGATAGAATTAAGGCTATGCGTGAAATGATTCTTGCAGATACCGTTAAAGGAAGAAAGCATGCTTTAGAAGAGTTATTGCCAATGCAGCGTGCCGATTTTGAAGGGTTATTTGAAGCTATGGGAGGTTCGGCAGTTACTATTCGTCTTTTAGACCCGCCATTGCATGAGTTTGTGCCACATCAATTAGCTACTCAAAAAGAATTGGCAGAAGACATGCACATTACATTGCAAGCAGTAAAAAATAAAGTGGCTGAATTGGAAGAATTTAACCCTATGCTAGGACATCGTGGTTGTAGATTGGGTAACACTTATCCAGAGATTACAGAAATGCAAACACGAGCCATTATTGAAGCGGCTTTAAATCTTAAAGAAAGAGGAATCATTTGTAAACCAGAAATCATGGTGCCATTGGTAGGAACTGTTAAAGAGTTTGAAGCGCAAGAGCAAATTATTAGAAGTACAGCCAGTACCATTTTTGAAGAGCGAAATGATTCTTTAGAATATTTAGTTGGTACCATGATTGAAATTCCTAGAGCGACTTTAATAGCCGATTTAATAGCCGAAAAAGCCGATTTCTTCTCATTTGGAACCAATGATTTAACCCAAATGACCTTTGGGTATTCTCGTGATGATGCCAGTAAATTTTTACCAATATA